One part of the Xanthocytophaga agilis genome encodes these proteins:
- a CDS encoding CBU_0592 family membrane protein: MTTTDIVVETVGWIGSVLVVTAYFLNMSGKIDAQSTLYKWLNIIGSAGLIILTLYHKAIPSAVVNIIWTVIGIAALIRTARKQPKVESKQL, translated from the coding sequence ATGACCACAACAGATATCGTGGTAGAAACTGTCGGTTGGATAGGTTCTGTATTAGTAGTAACAGCTTACTTTTTAAATATGAGTGGTAAAATAGATGCCCAATCTACTCTATACAAATGGTTAAACATTATAGGTAGTGCAGGCTTAATCATTCTTACTTTATATCATAAGGCTATTCCCTCTGCGGTGGTAAATATAATCTGGACAGTAATTGGAATTGCGGCATTGATCAGGACAGCCAGAAAACAGCCGAAAGTAGAATCGAAGCAGTTATGA